CTGCTCACGGCGCAGGCGAACCAGCGTCGTGCTCTCGTCAAGCGCGATGTCGGCGCAAGTCACTACGGCGCCGCGCGCCACCTTGCGCACCATTGGCCGCCCGGAGGTGAGGTAGTAGGGGACGGGCTCGCTCGGCCCGAGCGGGCGGGCGGGGGTCAATTGCGGCTCCAACCCCTCGATGACATGACGATAGCCCATGATCAGCGTCTCGCCCGGTTCGAGATCGCGGCTCGCCCGCGCCGTCAGGTCGACGCGCGGCAGGACCTCGGCGCCGCCGGTCGACTGGCCAAGCAGGGCGGCCGACAGCGCCGACATCGGCGCTTCCGCCCCGAGCAGATGCACTGGATTGTGCAGCAGGACATAGCGGCCGTCCGGCGAGCACGGGATGCCCTTGCCGGCAAAGAGCTTGCCGGTGGCGATATCAGGCGTCTCGGCGATGACGAAGACGCCGCCGGCGAAGGAAAGCTCGTCCGGCCGGCGCAGGCAGTTGAACATGTCGACGCGGCCCGTGCCGGAGAGCAGGCCGCCCTCGGCCGCCGGCCGGAACAGGCTCGGCAGTTCGGTGGTGCGCGCGATCGGTGCATGCATCGCCGCGACGTCCGGCATCAGCCCGGTATGGTTGGCGACGATGCCCATCTCGCAGAGGTCGGGCACGGTGGCGCGCGGGAAGGGCAATCTGGCGCGGGCGTCGAGCAAGGCGAGCGGGTCGCTGCCGAGCTTGCCGAAAGCCCCGGCGAAATCAGCGGCCGGCACAGCTTTTTCCCAAGCGGTGACCGTGCCGGCCTCCGAATCCCAGACAAAGTCGGACTCGGATGACTTGCCGGCGGCGACGATCGGCAGGCCGAGCACGCGGGCCCAGCCGATCAGCCCGATCAGCAGGCTCGGCTGGTCGCCGTCGACCGGGGTATGCACGACGCCGTTCTGCCTGGCGCGATGCGCCAGGATCGGGCCGATGATGCATTCGGCCTCCTTGGTCACCATGACGAGATGGCGGCCGGCCTCAATCGCCGCGAGCGCGGTCATCGCGGCGCCTTCCGGATCGCCAGTCGCCTCGACGACGACGTCGACGGCAAGTCCTTCGAGATGGGCGGCATCGCCGATCAGCGCGACCAGTCCGCGTTCGAGCGCAGCCTTGGCCT
This sequence is a window from Bosea vestrisii. Protein-coding genes within it:
- a CDS encoding flagellar biosynthesis protein FlgA, whose protein sequence is MNIENLFALKPSAPDRMISAALVGAGEFGASFIGQARRAPHIEPRVVCDLDIGRARKAALAGGLTEGEIIACHSAAEAKAALERGLVALIGDAAHLEGLAVDVVVEATGDPEGAAMTALAAIEAGRHLVMVTKEAECIIGPILAHRARQNGVVHTPVDGDQPSLLIGLIGWARVLGLPIVAAGKSSESDFVWDSEAGTVTAWEKAVPAADFAGAFGKLGSDPLALLDARARLPFPRATVPDLCEMGIVANHTGLMPDVAAMHAPIARTTELPSLFRPAAEGGLLSGTGRVDMFNCLRRPDELSFAGGVFVIAETPDIATGKLFAGKGIPCSPDGRYVLLHNPVHLLGAEAPMSALSAALLGQSTGGAEVLPRVDLTARASRDLEPGETLIMGYRHVIEGLEPQLTPARPLGPSEPVPYYLTSGRPMVRKVARGAVVTCADIALDESTTLVRLRREQDALFNPGALLTSLQHSVCSIQ